The Paenibacillus macerans genome includes a window with the following:
- a CDS encoding CopG family ribbon-helix-helix protein has translation MANMHNTKRIMISLPDHLLQEVDGIVAMENSNRSELIRQAMKLYLNERKKRFIRESMQRGYMEMAKINLSMASEAFHAEEDADITLDRLVSGV, from the coding sequence ATGGCCAATATGCACAACACCAAAAGAATCATGATCAGTTTGCCGGATCATCTTTTGCAGGAAGTGGATGGGATCGTTGCGATGGAAAATTCCAACCGCAGCGAGTTGATCAGACAGGCCATGAAGCTGTATCTGAACGAACGCAAGAAGCGGTTCATTCGCGAATCGATGCAGCGCGGGTATATGGAGATGGCTAAAATCAATTTGTCCATGGCCTCGGAAGCATTCCATGCGGAGGAAGATGCAGACATCACTCTGGACCGCCTAGTAAGCGGGGTGTAA
- a CDS encoding LytTR family DNA-binding domain-containing protein, translated as MKLIIDQSLDHEDVEITIKCRLIDAELEKLIAQIRLYGFSITGKKDGATYPLRPEDIYYFESIDDKTFAYCEKDVYECSLRLYELEQQFARADFVRISKSCILNIMKLSSSSIVFFLTTFLRSQNAFSAASTVIGTLSGFLTGIYVPDGQPAGSGAMGHQGISRIARRHAHSQRNAGAAAGDLLRRSAGRNGGGVHAAHGRGVSIRRLHGGELAKHRHFARDYSFVFRLVPAEFVAEKQIAQARGHKP; from the coding sequence TTGAAATTGATTATCGACCAATCGCTTGACCATGAGGACGTGGAAATCACCATCAAATGCAGGCTGATCGACGCCGAATTGGAGAAGCTGATCGCGCAAATTCGCCTTTACGGCTTTTCCATCACGGGAAAAAAGGACGGCGCAACCTATCCGCTGCGGCCCGAGGACATCTACTATTTCGAGTCCATCGACGACAAAACGTTCGCTTATTGCGAGAAGGACGTTTATGAATGCAGTCTGCGGCTTTACGAGCTGGAGCAGCAATTCGCCCGGGCCGATTTTGTGCGGATCAGCAAAAGCTGCATTTTGAACATCATGAAGCTGTCCAGCAGCTCGATCGTATTTTTCCTCACCACGTTTTTGCGCAGCCAAAACGCCTTCTCGGCGGCCAGCACGGTGATCGGAACGCTGAGCGGCTTCCTGACCGGCATTTACGTACCCGATGGGCAGCCTGCCGGAAGCGGTGCAATGGGTCATCAAGGCATTTCCCGTATCGCACGCCGGCATGCTCATTCGCAGCGTAATGCTGGAGCGGCCGCTGGCGATCTCCTTCGCCGGAGCGCCGGCCGGAATGGAGGCGGAGTTCACGCGGCGCATGGGCGTGGTGTATCAATTCGGCGGCTACACGGTGGAGAACTGGCTAAGCATCGTCATTTTGCTCGGGACTACAGTTTTGTTTTTCGGCTTGTCCCTGCTGAATTTGTCGCGGAAAAACAAATAGCTCAGGCCCGCGGGCATAAGCCGTAG
- a CDS encoding MDR family MFS transporter: MNTHLKNIHPLSWTIIVGTIFGRMATSMSIPFLSIYLIKSMGATASETGIVVAVSSLIGVFASFYGGYISDVIGRKRVLYISIFGWALVFVGFALADKVWVFFVMNALNGLCRAMFEPTSRALLADITTQESKILVFNLRYAAINLGVVIGPILGMQLGASESGIAFYFAGLVYFLYGIVLLIQFMAHKNIGTAERGAGERLTLKGALQVTGRDRTFVYVLIGMIFCVLGYGHFDSTLAQYMEMSPDIENGAKWFSYMLSLNAIVVLAVQFPLVRLASRFSPIVPIIAGNLFVSCSLLLFGSFHTIWAFILGVVIFTIGEVLMFTMTDVLVDRIAKPELRGTYFGVFGFNNLGNTLAPLLGGFLLDSLGAGAALPIFAILALTTACGVPFLLLANRHSGDGRPAKAAEAAEAAAQS, encoded by the coding sequence ATGAATACGCATCTCAAAAACATTCATCCTTTATCCTGGACTATTATTGTTGGCACGATCTTTGGCCGGATGGCCACATCCATGAGCATTCCGTTCTTGTCCATTTATTTGATCAAATCGATGGGCGCGACCGCCTCGGAAACCGGGATCGTCGTCGCCGTCAGTTCGCTGATCGGCGTGTTCGCCAGCTTTTACGGAGGATACATCTCGGACGTCATTGGACGAAAAAGAGTGCTGTATATATCCATTTTCGGCTGGGCGCTCGTGTTCGTCGGCTTTGCTTTGGCGGACAAGGTATGGGTATTTTTCGTCATGAACGCGCTCAACGGGCTGTGCCGGGCGATGTTCGAGCCGACCTCGCGGGCGCTGCTGGCCGACATTACGACGCAGGAGAGCAAGATACTCGTATTTAACCTTCGTTACGCGGCGATCAATCTGGGCGTGGTCATCGGGCCGATTCTCGGCATGCAGCTCGGCGCTTCGGAATCGGGCATCGCTTTTTATTTTGCCGGCCTCGTCTATTTCCTGTACGGCATCGTGCTGCTGATCCAGTTCATGGCCCATAAAAATATCGGCACCGCCGAACGGGGGGCCGGCGAGCGCCTGACATTAAAAGGGGCCCTGCAGGTGACCGGCCGGGATCGGACGTTTGTGTACGTACTGATCGGGATGATCTTTTGCGTGCTGGGCTACGGCCATTTCGACTCCACGTTGGCGCAGTATATGGAAATGAGCCCGGATATCGAAAACGGGGCCAAGTGGTTCAGCTATATGCTGTCGCTCAATGCGATCGTCGTATTGGCCGTGCAGTTTCCGCTCGTCCGGTTGGCCAGCCGTTTTTCGCCGATCGTCCCGATCATCGCCGGCAATTTGTTCGTTTCTTGCAGTTTGCTTCTGTTCGGATCGTTCCATACGATTTGGGCGTTTATCCTCGGGGTCGTTATCTTTACGATCGGGGAAGTGCTGATGTTTACGATGACGGATGTGCTGGTCGACCGGATCGCCAAGCCGGAGCTGCGCGGCACTTATTTCGGCGTTTTCGGGTTCAACAACCTGGGGAACACGCTGGCCCCGCTGCTCGGCGGATTTTTGCTGGATTCGCTGGGCGCCGGGGCGGCGCTGCCCATTTTCGCGATCCTTGCCTTGACGACCGCCTGCGGCGTGCCGTTTCTGCTGTTGGCCAACCGCCATTCGGGGGACGGCAGGCCGGCCAAAGCGGCCGAAGCCGCCGAGGCTGCGGCGCAAAGCTAA
- a CDS encoding AraC family transcriptional regulator, which produces MLAINIEVMPKIKLMGFVSYPNPWIHFKRTINEHILYFIKSGELHIRENGVPYILKKGDVFILEPDLEHEGIEKRACDYYYIHFEHPDMKSVEIPDLLTLARHLIVEEGAEQSGPGSPLCYFPKAYTLSKNSQPLSFHAMNDMLQLYRRKYFNRGLTALKLTEWLIEVSREHFMNALQADPRNNSKSFIKVHALLDYIHQNYAGKITSSDIEQEFDCNYDYINRVFSKFTGHSIMRYVNLIRINHAKELIEATHLSFGEIGYLTGLDDPYHFSKLFKKYAGVSPTQYYKRHRGET; this is translated from the coding sequence ATGCTTGCCATCAACATCGAGGTGATGCCCAAAATCAAACTGATGGGGTTCGTTTCTTACCCGAATCCGTGGATTCATTTTAAAAGAACGATCAATGAGCATATTTTGTACTTTATTAAAAGCGGGGAATTGCATATCCGGGAGAACGGGGTTCCATATATATTGAAAAAAGGGGATGTGTTCATCCTTGAACCGGACTTGGAGCACGAGGGGATCGAAAAACGCGCCTGCGACTATTATTACATTCATTTTGAGCATCCGGACATGAAGTCCGTCGAGATTCCCGATCTGCTCACGCTGGCCCGGCATTTGATCGTGGAGGAAGGCGCCGAGCAGTCGGGGCCGGGCAGCCCGCTTTGTTATTTTCCCAAAGCCTACACCTTGTCCAAAAACAGCCAGCCGCTGTCCTTCCATGCGATGAACGACATGCTGCAGCTGTACAGACGCAAATATTTCAACCGGGGGCTGACCGCGCTGAAGCTGACCGAATGGCTGATCGAGGTGTCCCGGGAGCATTTTATGAACGCGCTGCAGGCGGACCCTAGAAACAACTCCAAATCGTTCATCAAAGTGCATGCCCTGCTCGATTATATCCACCAAAACTATGCCGGCAAAATAACCAGCTCGGACATCGAGCAGGAATTCGACTGCAACTACGACTATATCAACCGGGTTTTCAGCAAGTTCACCGGGCACAGCATCATGCGCTACGTGAACCTGATCCGCATTAACCATGCCAAGGAACTGATCGAGGCGACCCATCTCAGCTTCGGCGAAATCGGGTATTTGACAGGGCTGGACGATCCGTATCATTTCAGCAAGCTGTTCAAAAAATACGCCGGCGTCTCGCCAACGCAGTATTACAAAAGGCACCGGGGCGAAACATAG
- the alr gene encoding alanine racemase: protein MQVKYRPTHAEIDLDALEANFLALRRRLPADMKLLACVKANAYGHGAVPVAKELERIGADYLSVAFLDEALELRSAGIKLPILVLGYTPPHGVRTAWEHDITLNVFSEEVLEEIATLDPAEFPHKLKVHVKIDSGMGRLGLLPGDGAVAFVRKALQIPQVEVEGLFTHFATADDADKSYTLEQFSRFQGVVNALREHEIEIPIIHTGNSAISIDLPELSLRMARIGIALYGLYPSDEVRKDEVQLTPVLSLKTRLVWVKTLPPHSAVSYGARYVTRREELIGTLPIGYADGYSRMLSGKAQVLIRGRRVPVVGTICMDQCMVSLQTLADEAEVIQAGEEVVLIGQQSGEEISAGELASALGTIHYEVVCMLAHRVPRVYKRKGQPDVLINPLL, encoded by the coding sequence GTGCAAGTGAAGTATCGACCTACCCATGCAGAAATTGATTTGGACGCGCTTGAAGCGAATTTCTTGGCGCTGCGGAGAAGATTGCCCGCAGACATGAAATTGCTTGCTTGTGTAAAAGCTAATGCTTATGGACACGGTGCCGTGCCTGTGGCGAAAGAATTGGAAAGGATCGGCGCGGATTATCTCAGCGTCGCGTTTTTGGATGAGGCGCTTGAACTCCGGAGCGCCGGGATCAAGCTTCCGATTCTCGTATTGGGGTATACGCCCCCGCATGGCGTCCGTACCGCTTGGGAGCACGACATCACGCTGAACGTGTTCAGCGAAGAGGTGCTGGAGGAAATCGCTACGCTTGATCCGGCGGAATTCCCGCATAAGCTGAAAGTCCATGTCAAAATCGACTCCGGGATGGGGCGTTTGGGCCTGCTGCCGGGAGATGGTGCGGTTGCCTTCGTACGCAAGGCCTTGCAGATTCCGCAGGTGGAAGTGGAGGGGTTGTTCACCCATTTCGCCACGGCGGACGATGCGGACAAAAGCTATACATTGGAACAGTTCAGCCGGTTTCAGGGAGTGGTAAACGCGCTGCGGGAGCATGAAATTGAGATCCCGATCATACATACGGGTAATAGCGCGATCTCCATCGACTTGCCGGAATTGTCGCTCCGGATGGCAAGAATCGGCATCGCTTTATACGGTCTTTATCCGTCCGATGAAGTGCGGAAGGACGAGGTGCAGCTCACCCCGGTGCTGTCGCTCAAAACGCGGTTGGTTTGGGTGAAAACGCTGCCCCCTCATTCCGCGGTCAGCTATGGGGCGAGATACGTAACCCGGCGGGAGGAGCTGATCGGCACCCTGCCGATCGGTTACGCGGACGGGTATTCCCGGATGCTGAGCGGCAAGGCGCAAGTACTGATACGCGGGCGCCGCGTCCCTGTGGTCGGAACGATTTGCATGGACCAATGTATGGTTTCGCTTCAAACTTTGGCTGATGAAGCCGAAGTAATTCAAGCCGGCGAGGAGGTTGTGCTCATCGGTCAGCAGTCCGGCGAGGAAATTAGCGCCGGCGAGCTGGCTTCCGCACTTGGAACCATTCATTACGAAGTGGTGTGTATGCTTGCTCACCGTGTACCCCGGGTATACAAACGCAAGGGTCAGCCTGACGTGTTGATCAATCCGCTGCTGTAA
- a CDS encoding Gfo/Idh/MocA family protein, with protein MGKLKIGVIGLGGIAGAHIAGILASPDAEVWSICDANKEALAKRGEELNIPAARRYESYLRLLDDPELDAVTIATPNQSHFAIAREAIRQRKPFALEKPVSLDTREAAELRDAIAAAPLPHMVCFSYRYKKAVRYAKALLSQGRLGVIKHVYSQYLQGWGLDERIPLVWRFRKDLAGSGALGDLGSHILDLQRLLVGNVERAIADADTIVKERALLDGEGKGEVDVDDFCHVLARLSGGVSATMAISRFAYGRGNYQRMEIYGSAGALVYDLEEEDALYVRFDEDGDKDFRKVDIPDSYQAGQIQSFINLVLGKGDGFDATLEDGYMNQRTIDSIIASFTEEKWITIQQEDVWHVNH; from the coding sequence ATGGGAAAGTTGAAAATCGGCGTGATCGGTTTGGGCGGAATTGCGGGGGCTCACATCGCCGGTATTTTGGCCAGCCCGGACGCGGAAGTATGGTCCATTTGCGATGCCAATAAGGAGGCTCTGGCGAAGCGGGGAGAAGAGCTGAATATTCCCGCAGCGCGGAGATATGAAAGTTACTTGCGGCTGCTTGACGACCCCGAGCTGGATGCCGTGACGATCGCCACGCCGAACCAAAGCCACTTTGCGATCGCCCGGGAGGCGATCCGGCAGCGCAAGCCGTTTGCCCTGGAGAAGCCGGTATCCCTTGATACGCGCGAGGCGGCCGAATTGCGCGACGCAATCGCGGCCGCGCCGCTGCCCCACATGGTATGTTTCAGCTACCGCTACAAAAAAGCGGTCAGATATGCCAAGGCGCTGCTCAGCCAGGGGCGTTTGGGCGTAATTAAACATGTGTACAGCCAGTATCTCCAAGGCTGGGGGCTGGACGAACGCATCCCGCTGGTCTGGAGATTCCGCAAAGATCTGGCCGGCTCCGGAGCGCTGGGCGATCTGGGCTCGCATATCCTTGATCTGCAGCGCCTCCTGGTCGGCAACGTCGAGCGGGCGATCGCCGACGCGGACACGATCGTGAAAGAGCGCGCTTTGCTGGACGGCGAAGGCAAAGGCGAGGTCGATGTCGACGACTTCTGCCATGTGCTGGCCCGGCTCAGCGGCGGCGTTTCCGCGACGATGGCGATCTCTAGGTTCGCTTACGGGCGGGGCAATTACCAGCGGATGGAGATTTACGGCAGCGCCGGGGCGCTCGTTTACGATTTGGAGGAAGAGGATGCCCTTTATGTCCGCTTCGACGAAGACGGAGACAAAGATTTCCGCAAAGTCGACATCCCGGATTCCTATCAGGCCGGTCAGATTCAGTCGTTTATCAACCTCGTTCTGGGCAAGGGCGACGGATTTGACGCCACGCTGGAAGACGGTTATATGAACCAACGAACGATCGACTCCATCATCGCTTCGTTTACGGAAGAGAAATGGATCACTATTCAGCAGGAGGATGTTTGGCATGTCAACCATTAA
- a CDS encoding outer membrane lipoprotein-sorting protein, whose product MRRFSWLGMLTIVLALSVVLAACGKKDADGVVKDLDKVVAGLKSYQGSGTMTLYTGDKPQEYKVEVWYQNPSFYRIALTNAQKDITQIVLRNEQGVYVLTPSLNKSFRFQSDWPENQGQVYLYQTLARSILTDGSRQFETDKDSYIFEVAANYNTHALVRQKIWLAKDNYAPKQVQVSDAEAKVVVEVKFDKFDFDAKFNDKSFDMQHNLDAAAQDAQGTLLEVDENGMLVEKPVSEQADGTGTASAGGASAEQPSSPALSEPFGVIIPTYLPDGVEYKDDKVVEGSERITVLQRYDGTYQFTLSETRSPDRTASLVPGELVDMGFTWGFLTGEELQTLTWTVDGLEFRITSENLPVHEMVKVAASMQDQTGK is encoded by the coding sequence ATGCGCCGTTTCTCATGGTTGGGGATGCTGACCATCGTGCTGGCTTTAAGCGTTGTGCTGGCTGCATGCGGGAAAAAGGACGCTGACGGCGTCGTCAAGGATTTGGACAAAGTGGTCGCCGGATTAAAGAGTTATCAAGGTTCAGGTACGATGACGCTTTATACCGGCGACAAGCCGCAGGAGTATAAGGTGGAGGTGTGGTATCAGAACCCGTCGTTCTACCGGATCGCGCTGACGAATGCGCAGAAGGATATCACGCAAATCGTGCTCCGCAACGAGCAGGGCGTTTACGTGCTCACGCCAAGCCTGAACAAGAGCTTCCGCTTCCAGAGCGATTGGCCGGAAAACCAAGGCCAGGTTTATCTGTATCAGACGCTGGCCCGCAGCATTTTGACCGACGGCTCGAGGCAGTTCGAAACCGACAAGGACAGCTATATTTTTGAAGTGGCCGCCAACTACAACACCCATGCGCTCGTACGGCAAAAAATCTGGCTGGCCAAAGACAACTATGCGCCGAAACAAGTTCAGGTCTCCGATGCCGAAGCCAAAGTTGTTGTCGAAGTGAAATTCGACAAATTTGATTTTGATGCGAAGTTCAACGACAAATCGTTCGACATGCAGCACAACCTCGACGCGGCGGCACAGGACGCCCAAGGGACGCTGCTGGAGGTCGATGAGAATGGGATGCTCGTCGAGAAGCCGGTCTCGGAACAAGCGGACGGAACCGGAACCGCATCCGCCGGCGGAGCCAGTGCGGAGCAGCCGTCGAGTCCGGCTCTGTCGGAACCGTTCGGCGTCATTATTCCCACCTATTTGCCGGACGGCGTGGAGTACAAGGACGATAAAGTTGTGGAAGGCAGCGAGCGTATCACCGTGCTTCAGCGTTATGACGGTACATATCAGTTTACGCTGTCGGAGACGCGTTCCCCGGACCGCACCGCCTCGCTGGTGCCCGGCGAACTGGTCGACATGGGCTTTACCTGGGGCTTCTTGACCGGCGAGGAGCTGCAAACCTTGACCTGGACCGTGGACGGTTTGGAGTTCCGGATCACAAGCGAAAACCTGCCTGTCCATGAAATGGTTAAAGTCGCCGCTTCTATGCAGGATCAAACGGGTAAATAA
- a CDS encoding TetR/AcrR family transcriptional regulator, producing the protein MPKQVDHDQRKQTIAEATWRVILQQGMEGASVRNIAKEAGMSAGALRHDFSSQEELLRYAMNLVKEKAAARINEIAELDLPPKKKVLRLLLEIVPTREETRAEMEVWLAFTSYFRHKQPGFDAQHDGIHQMMRQIIAYLGEQGLLNAGADQELEAERLYALIDGIALHALLDPQRLGADKISRILVHHLDSIMNVAEK; encoded by the coding sequence ATGCCAAAACAAGTAGATCATGATCAAAGAAAACAAACGATCGCCGAAGCGACGTGGCGGGTTATTTTGCAGCAGGGGATGGAAGGGGCGTCGGTGCGCAATATCGCCAAGGAGGCGGGGATGTCGGCCGGCGCGCTGCGCCATGATTTTTCCTCGCAGGAGGAACTGCTTCGCTATGCCATGAATTTGGTGAAGGAGAAGGCGGCGGCCCGGATTAACGAGATCGCTGAGCTGGACCTGCCGCCGAAGAAGAAAGTGCTGAGATTATTGCTGGAGATCGTGCCGACCCGCGAGGAAACCAGGGCGGAAATGGAGGTGTGGCTGGCGTTTACGTCCTATTTCCGGCACAAGCAGCCCGGCTTTGACGCGCAGCATGACGGGATACATCAAATGATGCGGCAGATCATCGCTTATTTGGGTGAGCAGGGGCTGCTGAATGCGGGAGCGGATCAAGAGCTGGAGGCGGAGCGGTTGTACGCCCTGATCGACGGCATCGCGCTCCATGCGCTGCTCGATCCGCAGCGGCTGGGCGCGGACAAGATCAGCCGCATCCTGGTGCATCACCTGGACTCGATAATGAATGTGGCCGAGAAGTAG
- a CDS encoding amino acid permease — protein MKSNNQTTLQKKLLPRHISFMAMGGVIGTGIFKGSAETVSLAGPGVIFSYVFAGLLLLVVMGAIAEMATVYPGRNMKDFIRQAFGERVSFIIGWLYCFMWLAVCVIEVIAAGSFLQFWLPGVPLWVLSLASAAFILAVNTMSVGGYGEFEFWLAGIKIAMIVVFIVLGAAILFGWIPGDGAPFPYNYTAYGGFFPHGWTAIFSALLVVMFSYGGSELIGLTLSEAQNAEKVLPRVVKSFILRVVLFYTLPILIICGLVPWNSLNEQTSPFVQVLASAGLQGSAHLMNFILITAVLSAANSGIYGATRMLHSMAAGGEAPALLARISAQGVPVNSLKLCGSVLILGSLVAYLNQAGLFRLLMAVPGFVVVLVWITICLSQLKLRKSYPGTPGFKVWGYPYITILTIICLSVIALMFLFDAQNRISISVCLAVLTLLIVWSAVRFRSGAGRGR, from the coding sequence ATGAAATCCAACAACCAAACCACTTTGCAAAAAAAATTGCTGCCGCGCCATATCAGTTTTATGGCGATGGGCGGCGTGATCGGCACCGGCATTTTCAAAGGCAGCGCGGAAACGGTAAGCCTGGCCGGTCCAGGCGTCATTTTTTCCTACGTTTTCGCCGGCTTGCTGCTGCTTGTCGTGATGGGGGCGATCGCCGAAATGGCCACCGTTTATCCGGGCCGGAATATGAAAGACTTCATCCGCCAAGCGTTCGGGGAACGGGTATCTTTTATCATCGGCTGGCTGTATTGCTTTATGTGGCTGGCCGTCTGCGTCATCGAGGTCATCGCCGCCGGCAGCTTCCTGCAGTTTTGGCTCCCGGGCGTGCCGCTCTGGGTTTTGAGCCTGGCCAGCGCGGCCTTCATCCTGGCCGTCAACACGATGAGCGTCGGCGGATACGGGGAATTCGAATTTTGGCTCGCCGGCATCAAAATCGCCATGATCGTGGTGTTCATCGTGCTGGGCGCGGCCATCCTGTTCGGCTGGATTCCCGGGGACGGGGCACCGTTCCCGTACAACTACACCGCTTACGGCGGCTTTTTCCCTCACGGCTGGACCGCCATTTTCTCGGCCCTGCTGGTCGTCATGTTCTCTTACGGCGGCTCCGAGCTGATCGGGCTGACGTTATCGGAAGCGCAAAATGCCGAAAAGGTGCTGCCCCGGGTCGTCAAAAGCTTTATTTTGCGCGTCGTCCTGTTTTATACGCTGCCGATTCTCATCATCTGCGGACTGGTCCCGTGGAACAGCCTGAACGAACAGACCAGCCCGTTCGTCCAGGTGCTGGCATCCGCCGGTTTGCAGGGCTCGGCGCACCTGATGAATTTCATCCTGATTACGGCCGTTTTGTCGGCCGCCAATTCCGGCATTTACGGCGCTACCCGCATGCTCCACTCCATGGCGGCGGGCGGCGAAGCTCCGGCTTTACTCGCCCGAATTTCGGCCCAAGGGGTTCCGGTCAACAGCCTGAAGCTCTGCGGCAGCGTGCTGATCCTCGGTTCGCTGGTCGCCTATTTGAATCAAGCCGGCTTATTTCGCCTGCTGATGGCCGTGCCGGGTTTCGTCGTGGTGCTCGTTTGGATTACGATCTGCTTGTCCCAGCTTAAGCTGCGCAAATCCTATCCGGGAACGCCGGGCTTTAAAGTCTGGGGATATCCCTATATTACGATCTTAACGATTATCTGCTTATCGGTCATCGCCCTGATGTTTTTGTTTGACGCGCAAAACCGGATCAGCATATCGGTCTGTCTCGCCGTGCTGACCCTGCTGATCGTC
- a CDS encoding ThuA domain-containing protein codes for MSTIKVTVWNEFRHEKLSDQVKAIYPEGIHMAIAGYLKNNEDYEVKTAVLDDPEHGLTDDVLDQTDVLIWWGHVAHDEVSDEVVEKVRQKVLGGMGLIVLHSGHASKIFRKLMGTNTELLKWREDGKKERIWVIEPGHPIARGLGEYIEIPNEEMYGERFEIPAPDELVFISWFEGGEVFRSGCCYRRGQGKIFYFRPGHETFPIYHQPEVLKVISNAVDWAAPVQGPTPVYGNTAPLENI; via the coding sequence ATGTCAACCATTAAGGTAACGGTATGGAACGAGTTTCGTCACGAGAAACTTAGTGATCAGGTCAAAGCGATTTATCCCGAAGGCATTCATATGGCGATCGCGGGTTATTTGAAGAACAATGAAGATTACGAGGTGAAGACGGCCGTCCTTGACGATCCGGAGCATGGACTGACCGATGATGTGCTGGATCAAACGGACGTGTTGATTTGGTGGGGGCATGTGGCCCATGATGAAGTCAGCGACGAAGTGGTGGAAAAGGTGCGGCAAAAAGTGCTCGGCGGGATGGGGCTGATCGTGCTCCATTCCGGACACGCTTCGAAAATATTCCGGAAGCTGATGGGAACGAACACGGAATTGCTGAAATGGCGCGAAGACGGGAAGAAGGAACGGATTTGGGTGATCGAGCCGGGTCATCCGATCGCCCGCGGCCTCGGGGAATACATCGAAATCCCGAACGAAGAAATGTACGGGGAGCGGTTTGAAATCCCGGCGCCGGACGAGCTTGTCTTCATCTCCTGGTTTGAGGGCGGAGAAGTGTTCCGCAGCGGCTGCTGCTACCGCAGGGGGCAGGGAAAGATCTTCTATTTCAGACCGGGCCATGAAACGTTCCCGATCTATCATCAGCCAGAAGTGCTCAAAGTGATTTCGAACGCGGTGGATTGGGCCGCTCCGGTTCAAGGACCGACGCCGGTTTACGGGAACACCGCGCCGCTGGAGAACATCTAA